The proteins below are encoded in one region of Caballeronia sp. SL2Y3:
- the sucC gene encoding ADP-forming succinate--CoA ligase subunit beta: MNIHEYQAKALLRKYGVAVPQGRVAFTTQEAADAASALGGPVWVVKSQIHAGGRGAGRFANDPEGKGGVRVVKSVEDVRENAQKMLSSVLVTKQTGPAGKEVKRLYIEEGCDIARELYLGMLVDRASSRITIMASTEGGMEIEEVAHRTPEKILKVAIDPATGLQPFHTRQVAFGLGLTGNQVKAASKFIAALYQAFVELDASVVEVNPLVVTGSGDVMALDAKLNFDDNALYRHPDVEALRDEDEEDPAEIEAAKHGLNYVKLDGSIGCMVNGAGLAMATMDIIKLYGGEPANFLDVGGGATQERVATAFKLILRDPKVQGILVNIFGGIMRCDVIAEGVVAAAREVDLRVPLVVRLAGTNVDAGREILRTSGLTIISAENLADAADKIVSAVRP, encoded by the coding sequence ATGAACATCCACGAATATCAAGCGAAGGCGCTGCTGCGAAAGTACGGCGTCGCGGTGCCGCAAGGCCGCGTCGCTTTCACGACGCAGGAGGCCGCCGATGCCGCCAGCGCGCTCGGAGGCCCGGTCTGGGTCGTCAAGTCGCAGATTCATGCGGGGGGACGTGGCGCGGGCCGCTTCGCCAACGATCCGGAGGGCAAAGGCGGCGTGCGCGTGGTGAAGTCGGTGGAAGACGTGCGCGAGAACGCGCAGAAGATGCTGTCGTCGGTGCTCGTGACGAAGCAGACCGGACCAGCCGGCAAGGAAGTCAAGCGCCTTTATATCGAGGAAGGCTGCGACATCGCGCGCGAGCTGTATCTCGGCATGCTGGTCGACCGGGCGAGCTCGCGCATCACGATCATGGCGTCGACCGAAGGCGGCATGGAGATCGAGGAAGTCGCGCATCGCACGCCCGAGAAGATTCTCAAGGTCGCGATCGATCCCGCGACCGGCCTTCAGCCCTTTCATACGCGGCAAGTTGCGTTCGGCCTGGGGCTCACCGGCAATCAGGTGAAAGCGGCGTCGAAGTTCATCGCCGCGCTGTATCAGGCCTTCGTGGAACTCGACGCATCCGTGGTCGAGGTCAATCCGCTCGTGGTGACCGGTTCCGGCGACGTCATGGCGCTCGACGCGAAGCTCAATTTCGACGACAACGCGCTGTATCGCCATCCGGACGTCGAAGCCCTGCGCGACGAAGACGAAGAAGACCCGGCCGAAATCGAAGCCGCGAAGCACGGGCTCAACTACGTGAAGCTAGACGGCAGCATCGGCTGCATGGTGAACGGCGCGGGCCTCGCCATGGCCACCATGGACATCATCAAGCTCTACGGCGGCGAGCCGGCGAACTTTCTGGACGTGGGCGGCGGCGCGACGCAGGAACGCGTCGCGACCGCGTTCAAGCTGATTCTGCGCGATCCGAAGGTGCAAGGCATTCTCGTCAACATCTTCGGCGGCATCATGCGCTGCGACGTGATCGCAGAAGGCGTCGTCGCGGCGGCGCGGGAAGTGGACCTACGCGTGCCGCTCGTCGTCCGCCTGGCCGGCACGAATGTCGATGCCGGCCGCGAAATCCTGCGCACGTCCGGTCTCACCATCATCTCCGCCGAAAACCTCGCCGATGCCGCCGACAAGATCGTCAGCGCCGTCCGCCCTTGA
- a CDS encoding thiamine pyrophosphate-binding protein, which produces MSEVVSSRPEVAPATTTADDTLKQKTRGAGVVSGGHLVARALKNEGVDTIFTLCGGHIIDIYDGCVDEGIRIIDVRHEQVAAHAADGYARQTGKLGCVVTTAGPGCTNAVTGVATAFRSESPIIHIGGQGALTQHKMGSLQDLPHVDMMSPITKFAATVPSTERVADMVSMAAREAFNGAPGPAYLEIPRDVLDREIDVSKAVIPQPGRYRASTKSVGDPKDIETLADLLVNSERPAILYGQQVWTARGHEEAIALLRGLDIPGYFNGASRGLLPPGDPHHFDRTRSQAFAEADLIVIVGTPFDFRMGYGKRISKELKLVQIDMDYRTVGKNRDIDLGLVGDPGAILGAVLQAASGRLKNDKRQSRQAWMRELAAAEETAAAKLMPLFTSDASPIHPYRVAHEINQFLSDDTIYIGDGGDVVTISAQAVRPRRPGQWMDPGALGSLGVGTGFAIAAGLANPEKEVLCYYGDGAFSMTSFDMETANRFGVPYIAVIGNNSAMNQIRYGQLAKYGEERGNVGNLLSDVPYGRFAEMLGGYGEEVYEASKIAGALQRARESIAKTGKSAVINIWVDPTVYAPGTMAQTMYK; this is translated from the coding sequence ATGTCCGAAGTCGTCAGCAGCCGTCCGGAAGTCGCTCCAGCCACCACCACCGCCGATGACACGCTCAAGCAAAAGACGCGCGGCGCGGGCGTCGTCTCGGGCGGCCATCTCGTCGCGCGCGCCCTCAAGAACGAAGGCGTCGATACCATCTTCACGCTGTGCGGCGGCCACATCATCGATATCTACGACGGCTGCGTCGATGAAGGCATCCGCATCATCGACGTGCGCCACGAGCAGGTCGCCGCTCACGCCGCCGACGGCTACGCGCGTCAGACGGGCAAGCTCGGCTGCGTCGTGACCACGGCCGGACCCGGCTGCACGAACGCGGTCACGGGCGTCGCCACGGCGTTTCGCTCGGAAAGCCCGATCATCCATATCGGCGGGCAGGGCGCGCTCACGCAGCACAAGATGGGCTCGCTGCAAGACCTCCCGCACGTCGACATGATGTCGCCCATCACCAAGTTCGCGGCGACCGTGCCGAGCACCGAGCGCGTCGCCGACATGGTCTCGATGGCCGCGCGCGAAGCCTTCAACGGCGCGCCCGGCCCGGCGTATCTGGAAATTCCGCGCGACGTGCTGGACCGTGAAATCGACGTCAGCAAGGCCGTGATTCCGCAGCCCGGACGCTATCGCGCATCGACGAAATCGGTGGGCGATCCGAAGGACATCGAAACGCTCGCCGATCTGCTCGTGAACTCCGAGCGCCCGGCGATCCTCTACGGCCAGCAAGTCTGGACGGCGCGCGGCCACGAAGAAGCGATCGCGCTGCTGCGCGGCCTCGATATTCCCGGCTACTTCAACGGCGCGAGCCGCGGCCTGTTGCCGCCGGGCGATCCGCATCACTTCGACCGCACGCGCTCGCAGGCTTTCGCGGAGGCGGATCTGATCGTGATCGTCGGCACGCCGTTCGATTTCCGCATGGGTTATGGCAAGCGCATCAGCAAAGAGCTGAAGCTGGTGCAGATCGACATGGACTACCGCACGGTCGGCAAGAACCGCGATATCGACCTCGGGCTCGTCGGCGATCCGGGCGCGATTCTCGGCGCGGTGCTGCAAGCCGCGAGCGGGCGTCTGAAGAACGACAAGCGCCAGTCGCGCCAGGCGTGGATGCGTGAACTCGCGGCGGCGGAAGAAACCGCGGCCGCCAAGCTCATGCCGCTCTTCACGTCCGATGCAAGCCCGATTCATCCGTATCGCGTCGCGCACGAGATCAACCAGTTCCTTTCCGACGACACGATCTATATCGGCGATGGCGGCGACGTCGTCACGATTTCGGCGCAAGCCGTGCGTCCGCGCCGCCCCGGCCAGTGGATGGACCCCGGCGCGCTCGGCTCGCTCGGCGTCGGCACGGGCTTCGCCATCGCGGCGGGTCTCGCGAATCCGGAAAAGGAAGTGCTGTGCTACTACGGCGACGGCGCGTTCTCCATGACCTCGTTCGACATGGAAACGGCCAACCGCTTCGGCGTGCCGTACATCGCGGTGATCGGCAACAACTCGGCGATGAACCAGATCCGCTACGGCCAGCTCGCGAAATACGGCGAAGAGCGCGGCAACGTCGGCAATCTGCTCTCGGACGTGCCGTATGGCCGCTTCGCCGAAATGCTCGGCGGCTACGGCGAGGAAGTGTACGAGGCGTCGAAGATCGCGGGCGCGTTGCAGCGGGCGCGCGAGTCGATCGCGAAGACGGGCAAGAGCGCGGTCATCAATATCTGGGTCGATCCTACGGTTTACGCCCCTGGCACGATGGCCCAGACCATGTACAAATAA
- the frc gene encoding formyl-CoA transferase — MNTSGKALDGVRILDFTHVQSGPTCTQLLAWFGADVIKVERAGAGDITREQLRDIPDADSLYFTMLNHNKRSITIDTKNPEGKKVLETLVKKCDVLVENFAPGALDRMGFTWERIQELNPAMIVASVKGFGPGPYEDCKVYENVAQCAGGAASTTGFDDGPPTVTGAQIGDSGTGLHLALGIVTALYQRNRTGRGQKVLAAMQDGVLNLCRVKLRDQQRLERTGVMKEYPQYPNGKFGDAVPRAGNASGGGQPGWILKCKGWETDPNAYIYFITQAPVWGEICKVIGKEEWIEHPDYKTPNARLPRLKEIFAEIERWTMSKTKFQAMEILNKHDIPCGPILSMKEIAEEPSLRKTGTVVEVDHPVRGKYLTVGNPIKLSDSPTEVVRSPLLGEHTDEVMAELGYTPDQIATLKSLGAI; from the coding sequence ATGAACACCTCGGGCAAGGCACTGGATGGCGTACGCATCCTCGATTTCACGCACGTTCAATCGGGTCCGACCTGCACGCAGTTGCTGGCGTGGTTCGGCGCCGACGTCATCAAGGTGGAGCGCGCCGGCGCGGGCGACATCACGCGGGAACAACTGCGCGATATCCCCGATGCCGACAGCCTCTACTTCACGATGCTGAACCACAACAAGCGGTCGATCACCATCGACACGAAGAATCCCGAGGGCAAGAAAGTGCTCGAAACGCTCGTCAAGAAGTGCGACGTGCTCGTCGAGAACTTCGCGCCGGGCGCGCTCGACCGCATGGGCTTCACGTGGGAGCGCATCCAGGAGCTGAACCCGGCGATGATCGTGGCGTCCGTCAAGGGCTTCGGGCCGGGGCCGTACGAAGACTGCAAGGTCTATGAGAACGTCGCGCAGTGCGCGGGCGGCGCGGCATCGACCACGGGTTTCGACGACGGCCCGCCGACCGTCACCGGCGCGCAGATCGGCGATTCCGGCACGGGGCTGCATCTCGCGCTCGGCATCGTGACGGCGCTGTATCAGCGCAACCGCACGGGGCGCGGGCAGAAAGTGCTCGCCGCGATGCAGGACGGCGTGCTCAATCTGTGCCGCGTGAAATTGCGCGACCAGCAGCGGCTGGAACGCACCGGCGTCATGAAGGAGTACCCGCAGTATCCGAACGGCAAGTTCGGCGACGCGGTGCCGCGTGCGGGCAATGCGTCGGGCGGCGGCCAGCCGGGCTGGATTCTCAAGTGCAAGGGCTGGGAAACCGATCCGAACGCGTACATCTACTTCATCACGCAGGCGCCGGTGTGGGGCGAGATTTGCAAGGTCATCGGCAAGGAAGAGTGGATCGAGCATCCGGACTACAAGACGCCGAACGCTCGCCTGCCGCGTCTCAAAGAGATCTTCGCGGAAATCGAGCGCTGGACCATGTCGAAAACCAAGTTCCAGGCGATGGAGATCCTGAACAAGCACGACATTCCCTGCGGCCCGATTCTCTCGATGAAGGAAATCGCCGAAGAACCGTCGCTCAGAAAGACCGGCACGGTCGTGGAAGTCGACCATCCGGTGCGCGGCAAATACCTGACGGTCGGCAACCCGATCAAGCTCTCGGACAGCCCGACCGAAGTCGTGCGCTCGCCGCTGCTCGGCGAACATACGGACGAAGTCATGGCCGAGCTCGGCTACACGCCCGACCAGATCGCCACGCTGAAGAGCCTCGGCGCGATCTGA
- a CDS encoding acetate--CoA ligase family protein: MNSTVVQERSETVQSSTPASNVVPLHAADAKRRVAEIFERVKAEGRASLTAPEGKLVCDAYGISVPQEGVATSAEDAAKLASFIGFPVVLKIVSPEILHKTEAGGVLVGVKNEADVKAGFATIIENAKKYDANATIVGVQVQQMVGAGQEVIIGAVTDPSFGKLIAFGLGGVLVEVLKDVTFRLAPVTREEAASMLDGIQAADVLRGVRGSEAVNREALVTLIERVSHLVDDFPQISEMDLNPVFASPSGAVAADVRIVMDFEPAEPRYRPTQEQIVRQMNRIMKPDAVAVIGASNEDGKIGNSVMKNLINGGYQGTIYPIHPKADEIMGRKAYKTVKDVPGVIDVAVFAIPAKFVAQALVEVGEKQIPGAVLIPSGFAETGNQEGQEELVRIARQYDIRMMGPNIYGFYYTPKNLCATFCTPYDVKGKAALSSQSGGIGMAIIGFSRSAKMGVSAIVGLGNKSDIDEDDLLTFFEQDDNTEIIAQHCEDLKDGRSFAEAARRVSKKKPVVVLKAGRTSLGARAASSHTGALAGNDKIYEDVLAQCGVIRARSLRDLLEFARGIPKLPTPKGENTVIITGAGGSGVLLSDACVDNGLSLMTMPDDLDAAFRKFIPPFGAAGNPVDITGGEPPTTYKNTIKLGLEDDRIHSIILGYWHTIITPPMVFAKLVIEVKEEMKARGIEKPIVASLAGDVQVEEAAEYLYEHGVPAYAYSTELPVAVLGAKYKWARGAGLI, encoded by the coding sequence ATGAACAGCACGGTCGTCCAGGAACGCAGCGAAACAGTCCAATCTTCCACGCCGGCATCGAACGTCGTGCCGTTGCACGCGGCCGACGCCAAGCGCCGCGTCGCGGAAATCTTCGAGCGGGTGAAGGCCGAGGGCCGCGCGTCGCTGACCGCGCCGGAAGGCAAGCTCGTCTGCGACGCCTACGGTATTTCGGTGCCGCAGGAAGGCGTCGCGACCAGCGCCGAGGACGCGGCCAAACTCGCGTCCTTCATCGGCTTTCCGGTGGTGCTGAAGATCGTCTCGCCGGAGATTCTGCACAAGACGGAGGCGGGCGGCGTGCTCGTCGGCGTGAAGAACGAAGCGGACGTGAAGGCGGGCTTCGCGACCATCATCGAGAACGCGAAGAAGTACGACGCCAACGCGACCATCGTCGGGGTGCAGGTTCAGCAGATGGTCGGCGCGGGGCAGGAAGTCATCATCGGCGCGGTCACGGACCCGTCGTTCGGCAAGCTGATCGCGTTCGGGCTCGGCGGCGTGCTCGTCGAAGTGCTGAAGGACGTGACGTTCCGCTTGGCGCCCGTCACGCGCGAAGAAGCCGCGTCGATGCTCGACGGCATTCAGGCCGCCGATGTCCTGCGCGGCGTGCGCGGTTCGGAGGCCGTGAATCGCGAGGCGCTCGTGACGCTGATCGAGCGCGTGTCGCACCTCGTCGACGACTTCCCGCAGATCTCCGAGATGGACCTGAACCCGGTCTTCGCGAGCCCGAGCGGCGCCGTGGCGGCGGACGTGCGCATCGTGATGGACTTCGAGCCGGCCGAGCCGCGCTATCGCCCGACGCAGGAGCAGATCGTCAGGCAGATGAACCGCATCATGAAGCCGGATGCAGTCGCGGTGATCGGCGCGTCGAACGAGGACGGCAAGATCGGCAACTCGGTCATGAAGAACCTGATCAACGGCGGCTATCAGGGAACCATCTACCCGATCCACCCGAAGGCCGACGAGATCATGGGCCGCAAGGCATACAAGACCGTGAAAGACGTGCCCGGCGTGATCGACGTGGCCGTGTTCGCGATTCCCGCGAAGTTCGTCGCGCAGGCGCTGGTGGAGGTGGGCGAGAAGCAGATTCCCGGCGCGGTGCTGATTCCGTCCGGCTTCGCCGAAACGGGCAACCAGGAGGGGCAGGAAGAGCTCGTGCGCATCGCGCGTCAGTACGATATCCGCATGATGGGCCCGAACATCTACGGCTTCTACTACACGCCGAAGAATCTGTGCGCGACCTTCTGCACGCCGTACGACGTGAAGGGCAAGGCGGCGCTCTCGTCGCAATCGGGCGGCATCGGCATGGCGATCATCGGCTTTTCGCGCTCGGCGAAGATGGGCGTGTCGGCCATCGTCGGCCTCGGCAACAAGAGCGATATCGACGAGGACGATCTGCTCACGTTCTTCGAGCAAGACGACAACACGGAAATCATCGCGCAGCACTGCGAAGATCTGAAGGATGGGCGTTCCTTCGCGGAAGCCGCGCGGCGCGTGTCGAAGAAAAAGCCGGTCGTCGTGCTGAAGGCGGGCAGAACGAGCCTCGGCGCGCGGGCGGCGAGTTCGCACACCGGCGCGCTCGCGGGCAACGACAAAATCTACGAGGACGTGTTGGCGCAATGCGGCGTGATCCGCGCGCGGTCGCTGCGCGATCTGCTCGAATTCGCGCGCGGCATTCCGAAGCTGCCGACGCCGAAGGGCGAGAACACGGTCATCATCACGGGCGCGGGCGGCTCGGGCGTGCTGCTCTCGGACGCCTGCGTGGACAACGGCCTTTCGCTGATGACGATGCCCGACGATCTCGACGCCGCGTTCCGCAAGTTCATCCCGCCGTTCGGCGCGGCGGGCAATCCGGTCGATATCACGGGCGGCGAGCCGCCGACCACGTACAAGAACACCATCAAGCTCGGGCTGGAAGACGACCGCATCCATTCGATCATTCTCGGCTACTGGCACACGATCATCACGCCGCCGATGGTCTTCGCCAAGCTCGTGATCGAGGTGAAGGAGGAGATGAAGGCGCGCGGCATCGAAAAGCCGATCGTCGCGTCGCTGGCCGGGGACGTGCAGGTGGAGGAGGCCGCCGAGTATCTGTACGAACACGGCGTGCCGGCCTACGCGTATTCGACCGAGTTGCCCGTCGCGGTGCTCGGCGCGAAATACAAGTGGGCGCGCGGCGCGGGCCTGATCTGA
- a CDS encoding fumarylacetoacetate hydrolase family protein: MTTWIRFRDADGHIGFGALDERSGRVVQHDGALFDQPRPTDISFPVDDLTLLAPCEPSKVIALWNKYYALSQKLDKAPPQHPLFLIKPPMSVIGPNESIRRPKNYHGKIAYEGELGVVIGKKVSCASVEEAEDAIFGFTCVNDVTAIELLQEDPNFAQWCRSKGFDTFTCLGPGIVSGLDWRSANVVTTVEGVERQNYPLDDMIFSPAEQVSLISHDMSLAPGDVIACGTSIGVGSIKDGARVDVSIAGIGTLSNVLAA, translated from the coding sequence GTGACCACCTGGATACGTTTCCGCGATGCCGACGGGCATATCGGCTTCGGCGCGCTCGACGAGCGCTCGGGCCGCGTCGTGCAGCACGACGGCGCGCTGTTCGACCAGCCGCGCCCGACCGACATCTCCTTTCCCGTGGACGACCTCACGCTGCTCGCGCCGTGCGAGCCGAGCAAGGTCATCGCGCTCTGGAACAAATATTACGCGCTCTCGCAGAAGCTCGACAAGGCGCCGCCGCAACATCCGCTCTTTTTGATCAAGCCGCCGATGTCGGTGATCGGGCCGAACGAATCGATTCGCCGGCCGAAGAATTATCACGGCAAGATCGCCTACGAGGGTGAACTAGGCGTCGTGATCGGCAAGAAAGTGTCGTGCGCGTCGGTGGAAGAAGCCGAGGATGCGATTTTCGGTTTTACCTGCGTGAACGACGTCACCGCCATCGAACTGCTTCAGGAAGATCCCAACTTCGCGCAGTGGTGCCGCTCGAAGGGCTTCGACACGTTCACGTGTCTCGGGCCGGGAATCGTCAGCGGTTTGGACTGGCGCAGCGCGAATGTCGTGACCACGGTGGAAGGCGTCGAGCGCCAGAACTACCCGCTCGACGACATGATTTTCTCGCCCGCCGAGCAAGTGAGCCTCATTTCGCACGACATGTCGCTTGCGCCCGGCGACGTGATCGCGTGCGGAACGTCCATCGGCGTGGGGTCGATCAAGGACGGCGCGCGCGTCGATGTGTCGATCGCGGGGATCGGCACCTTGTCGAATGTGCTCGCCGCGTAG
- a CDS encoding CsbD family protein — MVQDQVEGTAQNVVGKVQDAVGALTGDSGTQVEGKARQALGSLQQTYGQTLDNVRSVVSDQPINGVLIAAAVGFLLGALWNRDR, encoded by the coding sequence ATGGTGCAAGATCAAGTGGAAGGCACGGCTCAAAACGTGGTCGGCAAGGTGCAGGACGCGGTCGGCGCGCTGACGGGCGATTCGGGCACGCAGGTCGAGGGCAAGGCGCGTCAGGCGCTCGGCTCGCTGCAGCAGACGTACGGGCAGACGCTCGACAACGTTCGCAGTGTCGTCTCGGATCAGCCGATCAACGGCGTTCTGATTGCTGCGGCCGTCGGGTTCCTGCTGGGCGCGTTGTGGAATCGCGATCGGTAG
- a CDS encoding response regulator produces the protein MKKILVVDDEFDILTTWRLVLEMEGYEVTTASNGRIALDAANMDAPDIIITDWMMPHMDGVELIRSLAQSDTLNKVPVILMSAAANAPELDHPDARFRRKPLSIDDLLTLVADLASRR, from the coding sequence ATGAAAAAGATCCTTGTCGTCGACGACGAATTCGACATCCTGACCACCTGGCGGCTCGTGCTGGAGATGGAAGGCTACGAGGTGACGACGGCGTCCAACGGACGCATTGCGCTCGATGCCGCCAACATGGACGCGCCGGACATCATCATCACCGACTGGATGATGCCGCACATGGACGGCGTCGAGTTGATCCGCAGTCTCGCGCAAAGCGATACGCTCAACAAGGTGCCGGTCATTCTGATGAGCGCCGCCGCGAACGCGCCGGAACTCGATCATCCCGACGCGCGGTTCCGCAGAAAGCCGCTTTCCATCGACGATTTGCTCACGCTGGTGGCGGATCTGGCGAGCCGCAGGTGA
- a CDS encoding ATPase domain-containing protein yields MTQDDNLPSEPAPERAANDDNVTTGVPGLDEILGGGFVGGGLYLIEGMAGAGKTILSSQIAFHRVAQGDKVLYITLIAESHTKLLSHLRALSFYDANAISGRMLFVSGYHELMRDGLSGFLALIASTIKASRPRFMVIDGFRSAREFSSTELELSQFIHELSAFVSAARCTTLILAPLSGNEPHPEHTLVDGLIELNRFSTGMRRSREIEVHKLRARDHLLGKHFFSISNNGLAAYPRLEASRANQHAPRHYDTKLSFGFAEFDRMMGGGVARGSTTTLVGPSGVGKTLLGLKFLQAGVERGEHCVYFGLYESPDRLIAKARSVNIDLSDAAKDGRLTIEWHSAVELSIDELAAQLLGVVARTNASRLVVDGIDGFQQSANRAERFGLYLNALTLRLRDAGVTTIVTEELPLYGESAPPSTMRASAMTENIVLMRYVEANSALYRMVSVVKQRESAHDSGIRRLTIDARGLHITESFIGPTGILSGHPSLSPALSVSDPGPRT; encoded by the coding sequence ATGACCCAAGACGACAATCTGCCCTCCGAACCTGCACCCGAGCGCGCCGCGAACGACGACAACGTGACCACGGGCGTCCCGGGCCTGGACGAGATACTCGGCGGCGGCTTTGTCGGAGGCGGGCTCTACCTGATCGAAGGCATGGCGGGCGCCGGCAAGACGATTCTCTCGTCACAGATCGCCTTTCATCGCGTCGCGCAAGGCGACAAGGTGCTGTACATCACGCTCATCGCGGAATCGCACACCAAGCTGCTTTCGCATTTGCGGGCGCTGTCCTTTTACGACGCCAACGCCATTTCCGGCCGCATGCTCTTCGTGAGCGGCTATCACGAACTCATGCGCGACGGGCTTTCCGGCTTTCTCGCGCTGATCGCTTCGACGATCAAGGCGAGCCGCCCGCGCTTCATGGTGATCGACGGCTTTCGCAGCGCACGCGAGTTCAGCTCGACGGAGCTCGAACTCTCGCAGTTCATCCACGAGCTTTCGGCGTTCGTCAGCGCGGCGCGGTGCACCACGCTGATTCTCGCGCCGCTCTCGGGCAACGAGCCGCATCCGGAGCACACGCTCGTCGACGGACTGATCGAGCTGAACCGCTTCAGCACCGGCATGCGCCGCTCGCGCGAGATCGAGGTGCATAAGTTGCGCGCCCGCGATCATCTGCTCGGCAAGCACTTCTTCAGCATCTCGAACAACGGCCTCGCCGCGTATCCGCGTCTCGAGGCTTCGCGCGCGAACCAGCACGCGCCACGCCACTACGATACCAAGCTGTCGTTCGGTTTCGCCGAGTTCGACCGCATGATGGGCGGCGGCGTGGCGCGCGGCTCGACGACGACGCTCGTCGGGCCTTCCGGTGTCGGCAAGACGCTGCTCGGGCTCAAGTTCCTGCAGGCGGGCGTCGAACGCGGCGAGCATTGCGTCTATTTCGGTCTGTACGAATCGCCGGACCGGCTGATTGCAAAGGCGCGGTCGGTCAATATCGATCTGAGCGACGCGGCGAAGGACGGGCGCCTTACGATCGAGTGGCATTCGGCGGTCGAACTTTCCATCGACGAACTCGCCGCGCAACTGCTCGGCGTCGTCGCGCGCACGAACGCATCGCGGCTCGTGGTGGACGGCATCGACGGCTTTCAGCAGTCGGCGAACCGCGCGGAGCGTTTCGGGCTGTACCTGAACGCGCTCACGCTGCGCCTGCGCGATGCAGGCGTCACGACGATCGTCACGGAGGAACTGCCGCTCTACGGCGAATCCGCGCCGCCCAGCACCATGCGCGCGTCGGCGATGACCGAAAATATCGTGCTGATGCGCTATGTCGAGGCGAATTCCGCGCTCTATCGCATGGTGTCTGTCGTCAAGCAGCGCGAGAGCGCGCACGATTCCGGAATTCGCCGCCTGACGATCGACGCGCGCGGCCTGCACATCACGGAGAGCTTCATCGGGCCGACAGGCATCCTGTCCGGCCATCCGTCGCTCTCGCCTGCGCTGTCCGTGTCGGATCCCGGCCCGCGCACATGA
- a CDS encoding DUF2968 domain-containing protein, whose protein sequence is MKRVAVSKLALTVGFCALSMSVGAAPVEAQSARAPDTPATAPSANGDVAELEALTRDGKLIVLRKTANGSYGASLAYYREQMTYYAALFQLDKFWRVLKTQNEARAESVYSDFAKSSVTLADAEIRRIKLEAETAFSQRQIAAQQERANRLQADLDVAHAQQSEVASHQQAEQDAIRQLRTEQAAAQAQLRALQLRVQELQKQADGDLSASGK, encoded by the coding sequence ATGAAACGCGTGGCTGTTTCGAAACTGGCGCTGACCGTGGGCTTTTGCGCGTTATCGATGAGCGTCGGCGCCGCGCCCGTCGAAGCACAATCCGCCCGCGCGCCGGATACGCCGGCCACTGCGCCATCCGCGAACGGCGACGTCGCGGAATTAGAAGCGCTGACCCGCGACGGCAAGCTCATAGTCCTGCGGAAAACCGCGAACGGCAGTTACGGCGCGAGCCTCGCTTATTATCGCGAGCAAATGACGTATTACGCGGCGTTATTTCAACTCGACAAATTCTGGCGCGTATTGAAGACGCAAAACGAGGCGCGCGCCGAATCGGTTTATTCGGACTTCGCGAAGTCGTCGGTGACGCTGGCCGATGCGGAAATCCGCCGGATCAAGCTCGAAGCGGAAACGGCTTTCTCCCAGCGGCAGATCGCCGCGCAGCAGGAGCGCGCGAATCGCTTGCAGGCTGATCTCGATGTCGCTCACGCGCAGCAAAGCGAAGTGGCGAGTCATCAGCAAGCGGAGCAGGACGCCATTCGCCAATTGCGCACCGAGCAGGCGGCGGCGCAGGCGCAGCTTCGCGCGCTGCAATTGCGCGTGCAGGAGTTGCAGAAGCAGGCCGACGGCGATCTTTCCGCATCGGGAAAATAA
- a CDS encoding OmpA family protein codes for MLKKTVAAVLAAAAVLAGCSTTSGPTFNVNEIQTSSGQKAFRAECYGVFQNGSSCMQAAQKMCGNQPVNVLQNVEGTNAPGNAGEVVFTCGMPQQAPVAQTPVQQAEPQPVVAATPVIAPVRKVTLDEKTNFSFDSAQLTPKARAILDKLIAEGRGVTFSSVVVQGYTDSIGSASYNVALSQRRARAVLEYLKTHGLQAQDFATKAYGESHPIASNATSAGRAENRRVEVVLTQ; via the coding sequence ATGCTTAAGAAAACCGTTGCCGCCGTTCTCGCTGCCGCCGCTGTGCTCGCAGGTTGCTCCACCACTTCCGGGCCGACGTTCAATGTCAATGAAATCCAGACATCGAGCGGGCAGAAGGCGTTTCGTGCCGAATGCTACGGCGTATTCCAGAACGGCAGTTCGTGCATGCAAGCCGCGCAGAAAATGTGTGGAAATCAGCCGGTCAATGTGTTGCAAAACGTAGAAGGCACGAATGCGCCGGGCAACGCGGGCGAAGTCGTCTTCACGTGCGGGATGCCGCAGCAAGCACCGGTCGCGCAGACGCCCGTTCAGCAGGCCGAGCCGCAGCCGGTGGTCGCCGCGACGCCGGTCATTGCGCCGGTGCGCAAGGTCACACTCGACGAGAAGACCAACTTCTCGTTCGATAGCGCGCAACTCACGCCGAAAGCCCGCGCCATTCTCGACAAGCTCATCGCCGAAGGTCGCGGCGTGACGTTCTCGTCCGTCGTGGTGCAGGGTTATACGGATTCCATCGGTTCGGCGTCGTACAACGTCGCATTGTCGCAGCGCCGCGCGCGCGCCGTGCTCGAATACCTGAAGACCCACGGCCTGCAAGCGCAGGACTTCGCGACGAAGGCTTACGGCGAGTCGCATCCGATCGCATCGAACGCGACGAGCGCTGGCCGTGCCGAGAACCGTCGCGTGGAAGTCGTGCTGACGCAATAA